The Chanos chanos chromosome 6, fChaCha1.1, whole genome shotgun sequence genome includes a region encoding these proteins:
- the LOC115815516 gene encoding E3 ubiquitin-protein ligase TRIM16-like, producing the protein MAEASISCRQTFRPRPPLHKNTILTEMVEKLKRRRLQNAPHPSRSYSGSGSGNVECGVCTGKKLKAIKSCLVCLDSYCQTHFEQHDKLFKEKRHKMTDVTGQLEERICSLHERPLEVFCRTDQQCVCVFCVVSNHRRHEIISSAAARAEKKNQFGMTKRKLQRRIQEREKEVQELRQAVESLRRSAQAAVEDSERIFTEMIRSIERRRREVTELIRDQEKSELNDTEGVLKRLEQEIADLRRRDTELEQLSQTEDHIHFLQSFPSLCAPPRSANFPSITVSPHFSFEDVGKSVSQLKERLQNFCKEELGRLSKIKIILPHQPRSREEFLQYSCQFKLDPNTAQGNLCLSEGNRVVTWSNTVQSYPDHPERFGGWEQVLCGQSVTARCYWEAEWEGKEVDVVVSYKGIGRTGRGVDCVFGRNDQSWSLTCSLSSYSFRHNNKITDLPIVPSSSRVGVYVDHRAGTLSFYSVSDTMTLLHRVHTTFTQPLYPGFGVGWGSKVRLCHHPK; encoded by the exons ATGGCCGAGGCCAGTATTTCA tgcagacagaccttcAGACCAAGACCTCCtctacataaaaacacaatacTGACGGAGatggtggagaaactgaagaggAGACGACTCCAGAATGCTCCTCATCCTTCTCGCTCTTACAGTGGATCTGGATCTgggaatgtggagtgtggtgtttgtactGGGAAAAAACTCAAAGCCATcaagtcctgtctggtgtgtctggatTCTTACTGTCAAACTCACTTTGAACAACATGACAAACTGTTCAAAGAGAAGAGACACAAAATGACTGATGTCACTGGACAACTAGAAGAGAGGATCTGCTCTCTTCATGAAAGGCCCTTAGAGGTTTTCTGTCGCACTGaccagcagtgtgtctgtgtcttttgtgtCGTGTCTAATCATCGGAGACATGAGATAATTTCATCTGCAGCAGCCAGGGCTGAGAAAAAG AACCAGTTTGGGATGACTAAGAGGAAGCTCCAGCggagaatccaggagagagagaaggaggtgcaggagctgagacaggctgtggagtctctgagg cgctctgcacaggcagcagtggaggacagtgagaggatctttactgagatgatccgctccattgagagaaggcgccgtgaggtgacagagctgatcagagatcaggagaagagtgaacTGAATGACACTGAGGGTGTACTGAAacgactggagcaggagattgctgatctgaggaggagagacactgaactggagcagctttcacagacagaggatcacatccatttcctccag agtttcccatctctctGTGCCCCTCCTAGATCTGCAAACTTTcccagcatcactgtcagtccacacttctcttttgaggatgtaggaaagtctgtctctcagctgaaagagcgACTGCAGAATTTCTGTAAGGAGGAACTTGGAAGACTTTCTA AAATCAAGATCATTCTTCCTCATCAACCCAGATCCAGAGAAGAGTTCTTACAAT ATTCCTGTCAGTTCAaactggatcccaacacagctCAAGgaaacctctgtctgtctgaggggaacagagtggtGACATGGAGTAACACGGTccagtcatatcctgatcaCCCAGAGAGATTTGGTGGGTGGGAACAGGTGTTGTGTGGACAGAGTGTGACCgcacgctgttactgggaggcaGAGTGGGAGGGGAAGGAGGTTGATGTAGTGGTGTCATATAAAGGCATTGGGAGGACAGGACGGGGTGTCGATTGTGTGTTTGGACGAAATGATCAGTCCTGGAGTTtgacctgttctctctccagtTACTCATTCAGACACAATAATAAAATCACTGATCTCCCCATAGTTCCCAGTTCCtccagagtaggagtgtatgtggaccacagggcaggaactctgtccttctacagcgtctctgacacaatgaccctcctccacagagtccacaccacattcactcagcccctctatcctgggtttggggttgggtgggggtCAAAAGTGAGGTTATGCCACCATCCAAAATGA